From the genome of Abyssicoccus albus, one region includes:
- the dprA gene encoding DNA-processing protein DprA: MQFELSFDLLQLPLKFKRYCYSIELKDQNDFIHILNDDVICKKLLLNSNSQRPIYKIKEQFKELMDIDLVAHYKSIDITPICYYHKTYPIDLKNIYDPPFMLYTKGKVEYLHESIAKLAIVGTRSVTDMSEQIVKRIVDESLMENFIIVSGLAKGIDSITHGHVDELNGKTIAVIAGGHQYHYPKCTMSIRKQLESNHLVVSEYPPMVAPKKWMYPMRNRIISGLSRGVVIIQAKEKSGSLITLDCALDQNRDAFCVPGSILDETFSGNNLKIQEGAYPILSASDILSYYHLV; encoded by the coding sequence ATGCAGTTTGAATTATCTTTTGATTTGTTACAGTTACCGTTAAAGTTTAAACGATATTGTTATTCGATAGAATTAAAAGATCAAAATGATTTCATCCATATACTAAACGATGATGTAATCTGTAAAAAATTATTACTTAATTCTAATAGTCAAAGGCCAATATATAAAATTAAGGAACAATTTAAAGAGCTAATGGATATAGACTTAGTAGCTCATTATAAATCAATCGATATTACTCCTATATGTTATTATCATAAAACTTATCCAATAGATTTAAAAAATATTTATGATCCACCATTTATGCTTTATACAAAAGGAAAAGTTGAATATTTGCATGAATCTATAGCTAAGTTAGCAATTGTCGGAACGCGAAGTGTAACAGACATGAGTGAACAAATTGTAAAAAGAATTGTAGATGAATCATTAATGGAGAATTTTATTATAGTGTCTGGTCTTGCAAAAGGTATCGATTCAATTACACATGGTCATGTTGACGAGTTAAATGGCAAAACAATTGCTGTCATCGCTGGAGGGCATCAATATCATTATCCTAAATGTACAATGTCGATACGAAAACAATTAGAAAGTAATCATTTAGTTGTTAGTGAATATCCTCCAATGGTAGCACCTAAAAAGTGGATGTACCCGATGAGGAATAGGATTATTAGTGGTCTGTCCAGAGGTGTCGTAATAATACAAGCTAAAGAAAAAAGTGGTAGCCTAATTACTTTAGATTGTGCATTAGATCAAAATAGAGATGCATTTTGTGTTCCAGGTTCTATTTTAGATGAAACATTCAGTGGAAATAATTTGAAAATACAAGAGGGTGCATATCCTATACTTAGTGCTTCAGATATACTTTCTTATTATCATTTAGTCTAG
- the trmFO gene encoding FADH(2)-oxidizing methylenetetrahydrofolate--tRNA-(uracil(54)-C(5))-methyltransferase TrmFO yields the protein MVQHVNVIGAGLAGSEAAYQLAQRGVNVRLYEMRPKKQTKAHHTDKFAELVCSNSLRGNSLQNAVGVLKEEMRQLDSLIIKAADEAQVPAGGALAVDRHDFSRIVTETIRNHERIEVVNDEYRQIGDEPTIIATGPLTSDALSDEIKKLTGEEHLYFYDAAAPIVERDSINMDIAYLKSRYDKGEAAYLNCPMTKEEFDQFYNALIEAEVVPLKEFEKEIYFEGCMPFEELARRGPKTLTFGPMKPVGLEHPDTDKRPYAVVQLRQDDAAGTLYNIVGFQTHLKWGEQKRILQMIPGLENVDIVRYGVMHRNTFINSPNALNQFYQFKSHEHLFAAGQMTGVEGYVESAASGLIAGINMAKKVNEEKMIQFPRETMIGAMAYYVTHADQKNFQPMNANFGLVPSLEERIKNKQERYGILANRALDSLQSFINTEL from the coding sequence ATGGTACAACATGTAAATGTTATAGGTGCGGGGCTCGCTGGAAGTGAAGCAGCATATCAATTAGCACAACGAGGTGTCAACGTTAGACTATATGAAATGCGTCCAAAAAAACAAACGAAAGCGCATCATACGGATAAGTTTGCTGAACTCGTTTGTTCGAATTCTTTAAGAGGAAATAGTTTGCAAAATGCAGTCGGTGTTCTAAAAGAAGAAATGAGACAGTTAGATTCATTAATTATTAAAGCGGCTGATGAAGCGCAAGTGCCAGCTGGTGGAGCTTTAGCTGTCGATCGTCATGACTTTAGCAGAATAGTAACGGAAACGATTCGAAATCATGAACGAATAGAAGTCGTAAATGATGAATATAGACAAATTGGTGATGAACCGACGATTATCGCGACTGGACCACTGACAAGTGATGCACTAAGTGATGAAATTAAAAAGCTGACAGGCGAAGAACATTTATATTTCTATGACGCTGCAGCACCAATCGTTGAACGTGATAGCATTAATATGGATATCGCTTATTTAAAGAGTCGTTATGATAAAGGTGAGGCAGCCTACCTAAATTGCCCGATGACGAAAGAGGAATTTGATCAATTTTATAATGCATTGATTGAAGCTGAGGTCGTACCCCTTAAAGAGTTCGAGAAAGAGATATACTTCGAAGGGTGCATGCCATTCGAAGAACTTGCACGAAGAGGTCCTAAAACATTGACATTTGGACCAATGAAGCCTGTTGGCTTGGAACATCCTGATACTGATAAAAGACCCTATGCAGTTGTTCAATTACGCCAAGATGATGCTGCGGGGACACTTTATAATATTGTTGGATTCCAAACGCACTTAAAATGGGGTGAGCAAAAGCGTATTTTACAAATGATACCTGGTCTTGAAAATGTAGATATCGTTAGATATGGTGTTATGCATAGAAACACGTTTATCAATTCACCAAATGCACTCAATCAATTTTATCAATTTAAATCTCACGAACACTTATTTGCTGCAGGTCAAATGACGGGCGTAGAAGGTTATGTTGAAAGCGCAGCGAGCGGCCTCATTGCTGGAATCAATATGGCGAAGAAAGTGAATGAAGAAAAGATGATTCAATTCCCTAGAGAAACTATGATTGGTGCGATGGCATATTATGTCACACATGCAGATCAAAAGAACTTTCAACCGATGAATGCAAACTTTGGGTTAGTGCCAAGCTTAGAAGAAAGAATAAAAAATAAACAAGAACGTTATGGTATATTAGCAAATAGAGCACTTGATTCACTTCAATCATTCATTAATACTGAACTTTAA
- the sucC gene encoding ADP-forming succinate--CoA ligase subunit beta: protein MNIHEYQGKEIFRSMGVAVPNGKVAFTADEAVEAAKSLDSEVYVVKAQIHAGGRGKAGGVKIAKSLDEVKAYAEELLGKVLVTHQTGPEGKEVKRLYIEEGCDIQNEYYLSFVVDRATDRVVLMGSEEGGTEIEEVAEKTPEKIFKEVIDPTTGLMPFQARRLAFNINIPKESINKAAKLMMSLYEVFIEKDCSIVEINPLVTTGDGNVLALDSKINFDDNALFKHKDVVEYRDLDEEDPKEIEASKYDLSYIALDGNIGCMVNGAGLAMATMDTIKHFGGEPANFLDVGGGATTEKVTEAFKIILGDDAVKGIFVNIFGGIMKCDVIANGVVEAAKQVELDIPLVVRLEGTNVKEGKEILQTSGLEITSADTMAEGANKIVELVKQ, encoded by the coding sequence ATGAATATCCATGAGTATCAAGGTAAAGAGATTTTTCGTTCCATGGGTGTTGCGGTACCGAACGGTAAAGTAGCATTCACTGCTGATGAAGCTGTTGAAGCAGCGAAATCATTAGACTCAGAAGTATACGTAGTTAAAGCACAAATCCATGCAGGTGGTCGCGGTAAAGCTGGCGGCGTTAAAATTGCTAAGTCACTTGATGAAGTGAAAGCATATGCTGAAGAATTACTAGGAAAAGTTTTGGTAACACACCAAACAGGTCCTGAAGGTAAAGAAGTTAAGCGACTTTACATTGAAGAAGGATGCGACATTCAAAATGAATACTACTTAAGTTTTGTTGTTGACCGTGCAACAGACCGTGTCGTATTGATGGGTTCTGAAGAAGGTGGAACTGAGATTGAAGAAGTTGCTGAGAAAACTCCTGAAAAAATCTTTAAAGAAGTCATCGATCCAACAACAGGATTAATGCCTTTCCAAGCACGTCGTTTGGCATTTAACATTAATATTCCTAAAGAATCAATTAATAAAGCGGCAAAATTAATGATGTCATTATACGAAGTCTTCATTGAGAAAGATTGTTCAATCGTTGAAATTAACCCATTAGTTACAACAGGTGACGGTAATGTATTAGCACTTGACTCAAAAATTAATTTCGATGATAATGCATTGTTTAAACATAAAGATGTCGTTGAATATCGTGATTTAGATGAAGAAGATCCAAAAGAAATCGAAGCATCTAAGTATGACTTATCGTATATTGCTTTAGACGGAAATATTGGTTGTATGGTTAACGGTGCAGGACTTGCCATGGCAACAATGGATACAATCAAGCACTTCGGTGGAGAACCAGCGAACTTCTTAGACGTAGGAGGCGGCGCAACAACTGAGAAAGTAACAGAAGCATTTAAGATCATATTAGGTGATGATGCGGTTAAAGGAATCTTCGTCAATATCTTCGGTGGTATTATGAAGTGTGACGTTATAGCAAATGGTGTTGTTGAAGCAGCGAAGCAAGTAGAATTAGATATTCCATTAGTTGTGCGTTTAGAAGGAACGAACGTTAAAGAAGGTAAAGAAATTTTACAAACTTCTGGGTTAGAAATTACTTCAGCAGATACAATGGCTGAAGGCGCTAACAAAATTGTAGAATTAGTAAAACAATAA
- the sucD gene encoding succinate--CoA ligase subunit alpha, translating into MSVFIDKNTKVMVQGITGGTATFHTKQMLEYGTKIVAGVTPGKKGQEVEGIPVFNTVEEAKEATGATVSVVYVPAPFAADSIVEAVDAELDLVICITEHIPVLDMVKVKRYMEGKKTRLVGPNCPGVITADECKIGIMPGYIHKKGHVGVVSRSGTLTYEAVHQLTQAGIGQTTAVGIGGDPVNGTNFIDVLKAFNEDPETEAVVMIGEIGGTAEEEAAEWVKANMTKPVVGFIGGQTAPPGKRMGHAGAIISGGKGTAEEKIKTMNDCGIETAPTPSEIGETLINRIKQEDGLYEKCLTVK; encoded by the coding sequence GTGAGTGTATTTATCGATAAAAATACTAAAGTAATGGTTCAAGGTATTACAGGCGGAACAGCAACGTTCCATACGAAGCAAATGCTAGAATACGGTACAAAGATTGTTGCCGGTGTAACACCTGGTAAAAAAGGACAAGAAGTAGAAGGCATTCCAGTATTCAACACAGTTGAAGAAGCGAAAGAAGCAACAGGAGCAACGGTATCTGTCGTATATGTACCAGCACCATTTGCAGCAGATTCAATTGTTGAGGCAGTAGATGCTGAATTAGATTTAGTCATCTGTATCACTGAACATATTCCAGTGTTAGATATGGTGAAAGTGAAACGATATATGGAAGGTAAGAAGACACGTTTAGTAGGACCAAACTGCCCAGGTGTGATTACAGCGGACGAGTGTAAAATTGGAATTATGCCAGGATACATTCATAAGAAAGGTCACGTTGGCGTTGTGAGCCGTTCTGGTACGTTAACATATGAAGCAGTTCATCAATTAACACAAGCAGGTATTGGTCAAACAACTGCTGTCGGAATTGGTGGAGACCCAGTAAACGGAACAAACTTCATCGACGTATTAAAAGCATTCAATGAAGATCCTGAAACAGAAGCAGTAGTCATGATTGGTGAAATCGGAGGAACAGCTGAAGAAGAAGCGGCTGAATGGGTTAAAGCGAACATGACGAAGCCTGTTGTTGGATTTATCGGTGGTCAAACAGCACCTCCTGGTAAGCGTATGGGTCATGCTGGTGCGATTATTTCTGGTGGTAAAGGGACTGCTGAAGAGAAGATCAAGACGATGAATGATTGTGGTATTGAAACAGCACCAACACCATCTGAGATTGGTGAGACGTTGATTAATCGTATTAAGCAAGAAGATGGTTTATATGAGAAGTGTTTGACGGTTAAATAA
- a CDS encoding glycosyltransferase family 2 protein: MLISIVIPVFNESKNLKPLYNQLKDNLSNYELDIIFINDGSKDQSLDTLKALCQDNPICRYYSFSKNFGKEAAMLAGLKAVQGDVCIIMDADLQHPVEMIHEMIEFYHKGYDQVVAKRDRQGESIIRSIPTKLFYYLMNVTGDINLTDGEGDFRLISKPVVKSIISLSEYNRFSKGIFEWVGYRKKSIPMRNVERNEGQSSFSLFKLIDYAIDGIASYNNKPLRICFYLGSFIMCLSIIYIIIALIQTLIHGIDTPGYFTLLASILLLGGIQLFCLGVIGEYIGRIYYETKKRPHYIIQESSDDND, from the coding sequence ATGCTTATTTCAATTGTCATACCAGTGTTTAATGAAAGCAAAAACTTAAAACCATTATATAACCAATTAAAAGATAACTTATCGAATTATGAATTAGATATTATCTTTATTAACGATGGTTCAAAAGATCAATCTTTAGATACACTTAAAGCATTGTGTCAAGACAATCCAATATGTCGTTACTATTCATTCTCAAAAAATTTTGGTAAAGAAGCAGCGATGTTAGCTGGCTTAAAAGCAGTTCAAGGTGATGTCTGTATCATAATGGATGCTGATTTACAACACCCTGTCGAAATGATTCATGAGATGATAGAATTTTATCACAAAGGCTATGATCAAGTCGTTGCCAAAAGAGATCGTCAAGGAGAAAGTATTATCCGATCTATCCCAACTAAATTATTTTATTATTTAATGAACGTTACTGGTGATATCAACTTGACCGATGGTGAAGGTGATTTCAGGCTCATAAGTAAACCAGTCGTCAAATCAATTATTTCTTTAAGTGAGTATAATCGTTTTTCAAAAGGGATATTTGAATGGGTGGGTTATCGAAAAAAATCCATACCAATGCGTAATGTTGAACGAAACGAAGGTCAAAGTAGCTTTTCATTATTTAAATTAATTGATTATGCTATCGATGGTATTGCTTCATATAATAATAAACCACTTAGAATTTGTTTCTATCTCGGTAGTTTTATTATGTGTTTATCCATTATTTATATAATCATCGCTTTAATACAAACTTTAATTCATGGCATTGATACACCAGGTTATTTTACTTTATTAGCTAGTATTTTGTTATTAGGTGGTATTCAGTTATTTTGCCTTGGTGTGATCGGAGAATATATTGGTCGAATTTATTATGAAACAAAAAAAAGACCGCATTATATCATTCAAGAATCGAGTGATGATAATGATTAA
- the topA gene encoding type I DNA topoisomerase — MADNLVIVESPAKAKTIEKYLGKRYKVVASMGHVRDLPRSQMGVDFENDFEPKYITIRGKGPLIQDLKKEAKKSKKIFLASDPDREGEAIAWHLAYVFKDMDKPLKRVVFNEITKDKVKESFKESREINQDLVDAQQARRILDRVVGYNISPVLWKKVKKGLSAGRVQSVALRLIIDRENEIRNFTPEEYWTLDGTFRYKKSTFKAKFLHYKDKPYKLKTKDDVDFIRQALSTDDYVVQNIVKKEKQRKPALPFTTSSLQQDAARSLNYKARKTMMVAQQLYEGIDLKKHGGIVGLISYMRTDSTRLSDVAVNEARNYINDEYGKQYVGNVRESKSSNAQDAHEAIRPTSILRTPEQVKSYLSKDQYKLYRLIWLRTVASLMSNAIFDTVRMDVVQDDVKFRANGQTLKFDGFLKIYEESTDDKEEEHRKLPIIEEGEMVKKQSLEEAQHFTQPPPRYTEARLVKEMEEQGIGRPSTYAPTLDTIQKRYYTKLDQKKFHPTELGEIVHESVAQYFPEIIDIGFTAEMEKQLDQIAEGNVKWQVVLKDFYEEFKQHVDKAELEMEKIEIKDEPAGEDCEKCGSEMVIKMGRYGKFMACSNFPDCRNTKPIVKTIGVKCPKCQKGEVVERKSKKNRLFYGCDQYPDCDFITWDKPIGRDCPKCSEYLVLKKKGKKSQVQCVNCDYKEEQD, encoded by the coding sequence TTGGCTGATAATTTGGTTATTGTAGAATCGCCGGCGAAGGCGAAGACGATAGAGAAGTATCTTGGGAAGCGTTACAAAGTTGTGGCGTCGATGGGACATGTGAGAGATTTGCCTCGGAGTCAGATGGGTGTTGATTTTGAGAATGATTTTGAACCGAAGTATATTACGATTCGTGGTAAAGGTCCTTTAATTCAAGATTTGAAAAAAGAAGCGAAGAAGAGTAAGAAGATTTTCCTTGCGAGTGACCCGGATCGTGAGGGTGAGGCGATTGCGTGGCATTTGGCTTATGTGTTTAAAGATATGGATAAGCCGTTAAAGCGCGTGGTCTTTAATGAAATTACAAAGGATAAAGTGAAGGAAAGCTTTAAAGAATCTCGTGAAATCAACCAAGATTTAGTAGATGCTCAACAAGCACGTCGTATTTTAGATCGTGTCGTAGGATACAATATATCACCTGTGCTTTGGAAGAAAGTAAAGAAAGGTTTATCTGCAGGGCGTGTACAGTCTGTTGCACTTCGATTAATCATTGATCGAGAGAATGAGATTCGTAACTTTACTCCTGAAGAGTATTGGACGTTAGATGGGACGTTTAGATATAAGAAGTCAACGTTTAAAGCAAAGTTTCTTCATTATAAAGATAAACCGTATAAATTAAAGACGAAAGACGATGTTGACTTTATTAGACAAGCATTGTCTACAGATGATTATGTCGTACAAAATATTGTCAAGAAAGAAAAACAACGCAAACCTGCACTGCCATTTACAACGTCATCTCTGCAACAAGATGCCGCACGTAGTTTAAACTATAAAGCACGTAAAACGATGATGGTTGCTCAACAATTATATGAAGGAATTGATCTAAAAAAACACGGTGGTATTGTCGGTTTAATTAGTTATATGAGAACTGATTCAACACGATTAAGTGATGTAGCTGTTAATGAAGCTCGTAATTACATCAATGATGAATATGGTAAACAATACGTAGGTAATGTAAGGGAAAGTAAAAGTAGTAACGCTCAAGATGCACATGAAGCGATTCGTCCGACGAGTATTTTACGAACACCTGAACAAGTGAAATCATATTTATCTAAAGATCAATATAAATTGTATCGTTTGATATGGTTAAGAACCGTTGCGTCATTAATGTCTAATGCAATTTTTGATACTGTACGGATGGATGTCGTACAAGATGACGTGAAATTCCGTGCAAATGGTCAAACATTAAAGTTCGATGGATTCTTGAAGATTTATGAAGAATCTACTGATGATAAAGAGGAAGAACATCGTAAATTACCTATTATTGAAGAAGGAGAGATGGTTAAGAAACAATCTCTTGAAGAAGCACAACATTTCACTCAACCGCCACCTAGATATACAGAAGCTAGGCTCGTTAAGGAAATGGAAGAGCAAGGGATTGGTAGACCGTCTACCTATGCTCCGACACTCGATACGATTCAAAAGCGATATTATACAAAGCTTGATCAAAAGAAATTCCACCCTACAGAACTTGGTGAAATCGTTCATGAATCGGTTGCGCAATATTTCCCTGAAATCATAGATATTGGATTTACTGCTGAGATGGAGAAACAATTAGACCAAATTGCTGAAGGGAATGTGAAGTGGCAAGTTGTATTAAAAGATTTCTATGAAGAATTTAAGCAACATGTAGACAAAGCTGAGTTGGAAATGGAAAAAATCGAGATTAAAGACGAACCCGCAGGTGAAGATTGTGAAAAATGTGGTTCTGAAATGGTCATAAAAATGGGGCGCTATGGTAAGTTTATGGCATGTTCGAATTTTCCTGATTGTAGAAATACTAAACCAATCGTAAAAACTATCGGCGTCAAATGTCCAAAATGTCAAAAAGGTGAAGTCGTTGAAAGGAAATCAAAGAAAAATAGATTATTCTATGGATGTGATCAGTATCCAGATTGTGACTTTATTACATGGGATAAGCCAATAGGAAGAGACTGCCCTAAATGTAGTGAATACTTAGTTTTGAAAAAGAAAGGTAAAAAGTCACAAGTACAATGCGTTAATTGTGATTACAAAGAAGAACAAGATTAA
- a CDS encoding GtrA family protein encodes MINTPFTRFLVIGLLNTLVYYSVYLLLNLFLPYLASHILGFLVAFIFSFFMNCYVVYKVKPTWGKLFKFPLTQVFNMGMQTLLLYFLVEYFTVDSKIAPLPALIITVPFTYIITKWILTDKYK; translated from the coding sequence ATGATTAATACGCCATTCACTCGTTTTTTAGTCATTGGCTTATTAAATACGTTAGTTTACTATAGTGTGTATTTACTTTTAAATTTGTTTTTACCTTATCTTGCAAGTCATATTTTAGGCTTCTTAGTTGCTTTTATATTTTCATTTTTTATGAATTGTTATGTAGTATACAAAGTTAAACCAACCTGGGGAAAATTATTTAAGTTTCCACTGACCCAAGTGTTTAATATGGGGATGCAAACGCTGTTGCTCTATTTCCTTGTTGAATATTTCACTGTTGATTCCAAGATAGCGCCCCTACCCGCATTGATTATTACCGTACCTTTTACATACATTATTACGAAATGGATACTTACGGATAAATATAAATAA
- the ylqF gene encoding ribosome biogenesis GTPase YlqF: MVIQWFPGHMAKARREVSEQLKKVDVVFEIVDARIPESSRNPMMEDIIKHKPKVLILNKSDLAERDKTKQWIRHYESQGIIAIEIDSIHSQITSAIEQAAKRATTNIFERNEKKGIHKETIRALILGIPNVGKSTVINTLAKKGAAKTGNKPGVTKAQQWINVGKSLQLLDTPGILWPKFEREDIGLKLSLTGAIKDDIIHLDEVAIFALNYLIEHKYETLCEHYKIDFDRDGEVIDYFDQIGIKRGMKMKGNEINYELVIETIIRDVRNKKFGPITLELPNDELSDN; the protein is encoded by the coding sequence ATGGTCATTCAATGGTTCCCTGGACATATGGCGAAAGCGCGTCGTGAAGTGAGTGAACAGTTAAAAAAAGTTGATGTTGTCTTTGAGATTGTTGATGCTAGAATTCCAGAATCTTCAAGAAACCCGATGATGGAAGATATTATAAAACATAAACCAAAAGTATTAATTTTAAATAAAAGTGATTTAGCGGAGCGAGACAAAACGAAACAATGGATTCGTCATTATGAATCACAAGGTATTATCGCAATAGAAATCGATTCCATCCATTCACAAATTACATCAGCCATTGAGCAAGCTGCTAAACGTGCAACTACAAATATTTTCGAACGAAATGAAAAAAAAGGAATACATAAAGAAACGATTAGAGCATTGATTTTAGGAATCCCGAATGTGGGCAAATCGACTGTCATTAACACATTAGCAAAAAAAGGTGCAGCGAAAACAGGAAATAAACCAGGTGTGACAAAAGCTCAACAATGGATTAATGTTGGGAAATCACTTCAATTATTAGATACACCGGGGATATTATGGCCAAAATTTGAACGTGAAGACATTGGTTTGAAGCTAAGTTTAACGGGTGCGATAAAAGATGATATCATTCACTTAGATGAAGTCGCAATATTTGCTTTGAATTATTTAATTGAACATAAATATGAAACGTTATGTGAACATTATAAAATAGATTTTGATCGTGACGGCGAAGTGATTGATTATTTTGATCAGATTGGTATTAAGCGCGGGATGAAGATGAAAGGTAACGAGATTAATTATGAACTTGTCATTGAAACGATTATTCGTGATGTAAGGAACAAAAAATTCGGACCAATAACTTTAGAATTGCCAAATGATGAATTGAGTGACAATTAA
- a CDS encoding tyrosine recombinase XerC → MDQHIEEFLDYIQYERGYSIETVNAYTKDLIALEQFMTSEHLTLDSMKYVNTRALMNELYDSNYSRLTVSRMISCYRSFYNFLINRSILDDNPFNQLVHPKKTKKLPTFFYDEEMASIFNSLEPSHRFYERDLAILEVMYATGLRVSELTSLKIEDVHLDIGYIKVTGKGNKERIIPIGEYAIEAIKTYIDVRSHITESILFLNYRGEPLTPRGLRYILNRIVERAVGVYEIHPHKIRHTFATHLLNQGADMRTVQTLLGHVNLSTTGIYTHVTKEKLKETYMKYHPRQ, encoded by the coding sequence ATGGACCAACACATTGAGGAATTTTTGGATTATATTCAATATGAACGAGGGTATTCAATAGAGACTGTAAATGCATATACAAAAGATTTAATAGCTTTAGAACAGTTCATGACATCTGAACATTTAACATTAGATAGTATGAAATATGTAAATACTCGAGCGTTAATGAATGAATTGTACGATTCAAATTATAGTCGTTTAACGGTATCGCGGATGATATCATGCTATAGAAGTTTTTATAATTTTTTAATAAACCGATCGATATTAGATGATAATCCCTTTAATCAACTCGTACACCCAAAAAAGACTAAGAAGTTACCGACTTTTTTCTATGATGAAGAAATGGCTTCAATATTTAATTCGCTTGAACCGTCTCATCGATTCTATGAAAGAGATCTAGCGATTTTAGAAGTGATGTATGCGACTGGTCTTCGAGTGAGTGAGCTTACTTCATTAAAAATTGAAGATGTTCATTTAGATATCGGTTATATTAAGGTGACAGGTAAAGGGAATAAAGAACGAATAATTCCAATCGGAGAATATGCGATTGAAGCAATCAAGACATATATTGATGTTCGAAGCCATATAACAGAATCAATTTTATTTTTGAATTATAGGGGCGAACCACTTACACCAAGAGGACTTCGATATATTCTCAATAGAATTGTTGAGAGAGCTGTTGGGGTCTATGAAATTCACCCACATAAAATTAGGCATACATTTGCGACCCATTTGCTTAATCAAGGTGCAGACATGCGAACAGTACAAACATTACTAGGGCATGTCAATTTATCTACAACAGGCATATATACACATGTCACGAAAGAAAAATTAAAAGAAACGTATATGAAGTATCACCCTAGACAGTAA
- a CDS encoding ribonuclease HII, whose amino-acid sequence MRLADLKEQLSTMSKDEIVNSEFIEDRRVGAQKLIKKRLKQIEQFERLREAFEEKVQFDNHYIKHNNRSIVGIDEVGRGPIAGPVVTCAVVISPHESLIEVRDSKQLSTNKLLELNQLIKEHSTSYAYGVVSNDLIDEMNIYEASRYAMKIALEQIDTTVDIALIDAMTLEHPIEQYSITKGDDKSFVIGCASILAKVHRDELMKEYDEKYPGYGFSQHVGYPTKYHIEQVNALGISPIHRKSFQPIKGLIEG is encoded by the coding sequence ATGAGGTTAGCTGATTTAAAGGAACAGTTAAGTACAATGTCTAAGGATGAAATAGTCAACAGTGAATTTATAGAAGATCGTCGAGTTGGTGCTCAAAAACTGATCAAAAAACGGCTGAAGCAAATAGAGCAATTCGAACGATTGCGTGAAGCATTTGAAGAAAAAGTACAATTCGACAACCACTATATTAAACATAACAATCGAAGTATTGTTGGTATTGATGAGGTTGGACGTGGACCAATTGCAGGACCTGTTGTTACATGTGCAGTTGTCATTTCGCCACATGAATCTTTAATAGAGGTGAGGGACTCTAAACAACTCAGTACAAATAAGCTTTTAGAATTAAATCAATTGATTAAAGAACATTCTACAAGTTATGCGTATGGCGTCGTTTCTAATGATTTAATTGATGAGATGAATATTTATGAAGCGTCAAGGTATGCTATGAAGATTGCTTTAGAGCAAATAGATACGACAGTTGATATTGCATTAATAGACGCTATGACATTAGAACATCCTATTGAACAATATTCAATTACTAAAGGAGACGACAAGAGTTTTGTCATTGGTTGTGCATCAATTCTTGCAAAAGTACATCGTGATGAATTGATGAAAGAATATGATGAAAAATATCCTGGTTATGGTTTTAGTCAACATGTAGGCTACCCGACGAAGTATCATATTGAACAAGTGAATGCTCTCGGGATCTCACCGATTCATCGTAAATCATTTCAACCGATTAAAGGGTTGATTGAAGGATAA